Proteins encoded by one window of Moorella humiferrea:
- a CDS encoding lipoate--protein ligase family protein, with protein MPAETWRLLDTGVADPYTNMAVDEAILLEHREGKTPPTLRFYAWQPPTISLGYFQQLEKEIDVVAVRERGLGLVRRLTGGRAVLHDKEVTYSVVAREDHPLMTGGIRPSYLRLAEALALGLRELGAPVEIASGRKGGQDEHTSAACFDAPSWYEITCGGRKLVGSAQTRKGGVVLQHGSIVIALNVDDLFAVLKMPSEAVRQRLKDKFYHQACGLEDILGRRVEGEEIKAGIARAFTRLYGLEFIRGELTDGEKGRLEELRAKYASKDWLERR; from the coding sequence ATGCCGGCTGAAACCTGGCGGCTATTAGATACCGGTGTGGCCGATCCTTACACCAACATGGCCGTGGACGAGGCCATCCTGCTGGAGCACCGGGAAGGCAAAACGCCGCCAACCTTACGTTTTTATGCCTGGCAGCCGCCAACCATCTCCTTGGGTTATTTCCAGCAACTGGAGAAAGAAATCGACGTGGTGGCTGTCAGGGAGCGGGGGCTGGGGCTGGTGCGCCGCTTAACCGGCGGCCGGGCCGTCCTTCACGATAAAGAAGTAACCTACAGCGTAGTGGCCCGGGAAGACCATCCCCTTATGACCGGCGGGATTCGCCCATCTTATCTGCGTCTTGCAGAGGCCTTGGCTTTGGGATTGAGGGAGCTGGGAGCGCCGGTGGAGATTGCCTCAGGCCGCAAAGGAGGCCAGGATGAGCATACTTCGGCCGCCTGTTTTGATGCCCCCTCCTGGTATGAGATAACCTGTGGCGGCCGCAAGCTGGTAGGCAGCGCCCAGACACGTAAGGGGGGCGTGGTCCTCCAGCACGGGTCGATAGTCATCGCCTTAAATGTTGACGACCTTTTTGCCGTCCTAAAAATGCCTTCGGAAGCCGTACGCCAGCGCCTCAAGGATAAATTTTACCACCAGGCCTGCGGCCTGGAGGACATTTTAGGCCGCCGGGTCGAAGGAGAGGAAATAAAGGCCGGTATAGCCCGAGCCTTTACCAGACTCTACGGTTTAGAATTTATACGGGGAGAGCTGACAGATGGGGAAAAAGGGCGATTGGAGGAGCTAAGGGCGAAATATGCCAGTAAAGACTGGTTGGAAAGACGGTAA
- a CDS encoding dihydropteroate synthase, giving the protein MLIIGEKLNSAIPAIRQIINDKDKAAVQELARRQAAAGAAYLDVNTAHCNEEADMEWLVQAVQEATEVPLCIDSTSPAAVKKALAVLKGDKSAIIINSISMEKSRLEGILPLVLEHGCPVIGLTVDDNGIPKTVADRLKIAEKLIEILSRHGYDLEKLYIDPLVLPLAVNHTNALMFFQCLTEIKRQFKVKTVSGLSNISFNMPKRRLINRYFLAICMAHGMDAAILDPLDAKIMTLLTTVDLLMGNDPFGKRFLKAYRAGALED; this is encoded by the coding sequence GTGCTTATCATCGGAGAAAAATTGAACAGCGCCATACCGGCAATCCGCCAAATCATCAACGATAAGGACAAAGCCGCTGTACAGGAACTCGCCCGCAGGCAGGCGGCGGCGGGAGCTGCTTATTTGGATGTCAATACGGCCCACTGCAACGAAGAAGCCGATATGGAGTGGCTGGTTCAAGCGGTTCAGGAGGCGACGGAGGTACCCCTGTGCATTGACAGTACCTCACCGGCCGCCGTTAAAAAAGCCCTGGCGGTCTTAAAGGGCGATAAAAGCGCAATTATAATCAATTCCATATCTATGGAAAAGAGTCGCCTGGAGGGTATATTGCCCCTCGTATTGGAGCACGGCTGTCCGGTAATCGGACTAACGGTAGATGACAACGGCATTCCCAAGACAGTGGCGGACAGGCTCAAAATCGCCGAGAAGTTGATAGAAATCCTTTCCCGCCATGGTTATGATCTGGAGAAGCTGTACATCGATCCCCTGGTGCTGCCCCTGGCCGTCAATCATACCAATGCTTTAATGTTTTTCCAGTGCCTTACGGAAATTAAGCGTCAATTTAAGGTAAAAACGGTATCGGGTTTGAGTAACATTTCTTTCAACATGCCCAAGAGAAGGCTAATCAATCGTTATTTTCTGGCCATATGCATGGCCCACGGCATGGACGCCGCCATCCTCGATCCCCTGGATGCCAAAATCATGACTTTGCTGACGACGGTAGATTTATTAATGGGTAACGATCCCTTCGGTAAAAGATTTTTAAAAGCCTACCGGGCCGGCGCCCTTGAGGATTAA
- a CDS encoding carbohydrate-binding protein has product MGDKNRSRFISDKRTRLQQMRAAEYPGGVVVDPVPITAGDEVTILYHGLLDACGADQVWMHTGYGDANNWQNIYDYRMERTGYGWVKNIRVEDGSRLNICFKDSANNWDNNNGLNWSFEIHNGK; this is encoded by the coding sequence TTGGGCGATAAAAACCGCAGCCGCTTTATAAGCGATAAACGAACGCGCCTGCAGCAGATGCGGGCGGCCGAATATCCCGGCGGGGTGGTGGTGGACCCGGTACCCATTACCGCCGGCGATGAAGTGACCATCCTTTACCACGGCCTCCTTGATGCCTGCGGCGCCGACCAGGTATGGATGCATACTGGTTACGGGGACGCCAATAACTGGCAGAATATCTATGATTACCGCATGGAGCGTACCGGCTACGGCTGGGTGAAAAACATCCGGGTGGAAGACGGCAGCCGCCTGAACATCTGCTTCAAGGACAGCGCCAACAACTGGGACAACAATAACGGCCTCAACTGGAGCTTTGAAATCCACAACGGCAAATAA
- the gcvH gene encoding glycine cleavage system protein GcvH encodes MEFPANLYYSKDHEWVEVEGNRARIGITDYAQESLGDIVFVELPQVGDELAAGDSFGVVESVKSASDVYAPVGGKVVAVNEALLDSPQDINADPYGKGWMIEVEMSDPAEIENLMDSGAYQQLVKEEKGE; translated from the coding sequence ATGGAATTTCCCGCTAATTTGTATTACAGCAAAGATCATGAATGGGTAGAAGTAGAGGGCAACCGCGCCCGCATCGGCATTACCGACTATGCCCAGGAATCCCTGGGGGACATCGTCTTTGTCGAGCTGCCCCAGGTGGGCGACGAACTGGCTGCCGGCGACAGCTTCGGCGTCGTCGAGTCCGTCAAGTCGGCTTCCGACGTCTATGCTCCGGTGGGCGGCAAGGTTGTCGCCGTCAATGAAGCCCTCCTGGATTCGCCCCAGGACATCAACGCCGACCCGTACGGCAAGGGCTGGATGATCGAAGTGGAAATGAGCGATCCGGCAGAAATAGAAAACCTGATGGATTCCGGCGCATATCAGCAGTTGGTCAAGGAGGAAAAGGGGGAGTAG
- a CDS encoding HEPN domain-containing protein, whose translation MPERSSDWLRQAEADLRHAINSFNAGDFEWSCFAAQQAAEKAVKALFQKLHLDAWGHTVSILLANLPAEIAVPGKLIEQAKVIDKHYIPARYPNGFEIGAPTDFYTAGEADTAIKIAGEIIEFCKSHLS comes from the coding sequence ATGCCTGAAAGAAGCAGCGACTGGCTGCGGCAAGCAGAAGCAGACTTAAGGCATGCCATTAATTCGTTTAACGCCGGGGATTTTGAATGGTCCTGTTTTGCCGCTCAGCAGGCGGCGGAAAAAGCAGTAAAAGCATTATTTCAAAAGTTGCACCTTGATGCCTGGGGTCATACCGTTTCCATTTTACTAGCAAATCTTCCTGCGGAAATTGCCGTGCCCGGAAAATTGATTGAGCAAGCCAAAGTTATCGACAAGCATTATATCCCGGCCCGCTATCCGAATGGTTTTGAAATCGGAGCGCCCACCGATTTTTACACTGCGGGGGAGGCTGACACCGCCATCAAGATTGCAGGTGAAATCATTGAATTCTGTAAGAGTCATCTCAGTTGA
- a CDS encoding cobalamin B12-binding domain-containing protein, producing MGPLTLAMAELEEKRVLELVRKALNEQVAPLTIIEECRQGMKMVGDRYAAGEYFLCDLVMSAEIFQEVLGILDPFLASPPISSGQPERADIVFGTVEGDIHDIGKNITISLLRCEGFRVFDAGVDIPPEEFLNIVKQTGARVLGLSALLSTSFEAMRRTVQKVRTAAVGQEVKVVIGGLVDERVCRYVGADAWVREAVEGVAVCRRWLGMRLLT from the coding sequence TTGGGTCCCTTAACCCTGGCGATGGCGGAATTAGAGGAAAAGAGAGTCCTGGAACTGGTGAGGAAGGCCCTTAACGAACAGGTAGCGCCCCTAACGATAATAGAAGAGTGCCGGCAGGGAATGAAAATGGTCGGCGATCGTTACGCGGCAGGAGAATATTTTTTATGTGACCTGGTGATGTCGGCGGAAATCTTTCAGGAAGTGCTGGGAATCCTTGATCCCTTTCTGGCATCTCCCCCCATTTCTTCCGGACAGCCGGAACGGGCCGATATTGTTTTTGGTACGGTGGAAGGGGACATCCACGACATCGGTAAAAACATCACCATATCCCTCTTGAGATGTGAAGGCTTTCGCGTTTTTGATGCCGGAGTGGATATCCCGCCAGAGGAGTTTTTAAACATCGTTAAACAGACGGGAGCCAGGGTTTTAGGGTTGTCGGCCCTCCTCTCTACTTCTTTTGAAGCCATGCGCCGCACCGTCCAAAAGGTACGTACGGCGGCGGTAGGGCAGGAGGTCAAGGTGGTTATCGGGGGCCTGGTGGACGAACGCGTCTGCCGCTATGTGGGTGCCGATGCTTGGGTACGGGAGGCCGTGGAAGGGGTGGCCGTCTGCCGGCGCTGGCTGGGGATGCGCCTTTTAACCTAA
- the gcvT gene encoding glycine cleavage system aminomethyltransferase GcvT — MADLKKPPLYEEHLAAGAKMVEFGGWMMPLQYTGIIEEHRRVRSSAGLFDVSHMGEIVVKGYDAFKLVQKLITNDAGRARGDRVIYSPMCYPDGGVVDDLLVYPRDGGEYLLVVNAANKDKDLAWIRENAVGLAAEVEDVSAATAQLAIQGPKALEILQPLTEGELASLGYYRWTRGRVLGVDCLISRTGYTGEDGFELYFAAEAAPHVWRRLLAAGKEKGLAAAGLGARDTLRLEAALPLYGHELGPDISPLEAGLERFVCLDKGDFNGRAALAAQQEEGVKRRLVGLIMVDRGVPRQGYPITAGGREIGRITSGSYAPSLEKNIALALVAAGTISTGAEVEVSIRGRLNRAVVVNLPFYRRSKK, encoded by the coding sequence ATGGCGGACTTAAAAAAGCCCCCTCTGTATGAAGAACATCTGGCCGCCGGAGCCAAAATGGTGGAATTCGGCGGCTGGATGATGCCCCTCCAATATACGGGCATCATCGAAGAGCACCGCAGAGTACGCAGCTCAGCCGGGCTCTTCGACGTTTCCCACATGGGGGAAATCGTCGTTAAAGGGTATGATGCCTTTAAACTGGTGCAGAAATTAATCACCAACGACGCCGGCCGGGCCCGGGGGGACCGGGTTATTTACAGCCCCATGTGTTACCCGGACGGCGGCGTCGTCGACGACCTGTTGGTCTATCCCCGGGACGGAGGAGAGTACCTGCTGGTGGTCAACGCCGCCAATAAAGATAAAGACCTGGCCTGGATTCGGGAAAACGCCGTTGGCCTGGCGGCAGAGGTGGAGGACGTGTCGGCGGCGACTGCCCAGCTGGCCATCCAGGGACCGAAGGCATTAGAAATCCTTCAGCCTTTGACGGAAGGAGAACTTGCTTCCCTGGGGTACTACCGCTGGACCAGGGGGCGGGTTCTGGGGGTCGACTGTCTGATTTCCCGCACCGGCTATACCGGGGAAGACGGCTTTGAGTTATATTTTGCAGCGGAAGCGGCTCCGCATGTGTGGCGCCGGCTTTTGGCCGCCGGAAAAGAAAAGGGCCTGGCGGCGGCGGGCTTGGGAGCGAGGGATACCTTGCGCCTGGAAGCGGCCCTTCCCCTCTATGGTCATGAGCTGGGGCCGGACATCAGTCCCCTGGAGGCAGGCCTGGAACGCTTTGTCTGCCTGGATAAAGGCGATTTCAACGGCCGGGCGGCCCTGGCGGCGCAGCAGGAAGAAGGCGTCAAACGCCGCCTGGTGGGGTTGATTATGGTTGACAGGGGCGTTCCCCGGCAGGGTTATCCCATCACGGCCGGGGGACGGGAAATCGGGCGCATTACCTCCGGCTCTTATGCCCCAAGTTTAGAAAAAAACATTGCCCTGGCCCTGGTAGCGGCAGGAACTATCAGCACCGGCGCCGAAGTAGAGGTAAGCATCCGCGGCCGCTTAAATCGTGCCGTGGTGGTGAACCTCCCCTTTTACCGCCGGTCTAAAAAATAA
- the gcvPB gene encoding aminomethyl-transferring glycine dehydrogenase subunit GcvPB, whose product MRTEPLLFELGAPGRRGYRLPDCDVPGKVEDYLPEEARRRSEFALPELAEVEVVRHFTHLANMNYGVDTGFYPLGSCTMKYNPKVNETAAALPGFTNLHPLVPAEAAQGALELMYNLQEYLAEITGMDAVTLQPAAGAHGEYTGLAVIAAYHRSRGDLERRQVLVPDSAHGTNPASAAMAGLEVVQIPSDERGLVDLKALKAAVGPRTAAMMLTNPNTLGLFESDIEAMAELVHGAGGLLYYDGANLNAIMGITRPGDMGFDVVHLNLHKTFSTPHGGGGPGSGPVGVKKHLEPFLPVPVVAQSVDGSYYLDYDRPQTIGRIRSFYGNFGVMVKAYAYIRTLGASGLKEASLQAVLNANYMLARLRPHFKVPFDRLCKHEFVIAPPKEVNDAGVHTLDIAKRLLDYGFHAPTIYFPLIVPEAMMIEPTETEPKETLDAFCDALIAISKEAVANPDLLHSAPHNTPVRRLDEVGAARNPVLRWQGK is encoded by the coding sequence ATGAGGACGGAACCGCTTCTTTTTGAACTTGGTGCACCGGGTCGGCGGGGCTATAGACTGCCGGATTGCGATGTACCGGGCAAGGTAGAAGACTACCTCCCGGAAGAGGCGCGCCGCCGTTCAGAATTTGCCCTGCCGGAACTGGCGGAAGTAGAAGTCGTCCGCCATTTTACCCACCTGGCGAATATGAATTACGGTGTGGATACCGGCTTTTATCCCCTGGGCTCCTGTACCATGAAATACAACCCCAAGGTCAATGAAACAGCTGCGGCCCTCCCCGGATTTACCAATCTGCACCCCCTGGTGCCGGCGGAAGCGGCCCAGGGCGCCCTGGAACTTATGTACAACCTGCAGGAGTACCTTGCGGAAATAACCGGTATGGACGCCGTCACCCTGCAGCCGGCCGCCGGGGCCCATGGCGAGTATACCGGGCTGGCCGTCATCGCTGCCTATCACCGGAGCCGCGGTGACCTGGAACGCCGTCAGGTGCTGGTACCGGATTCTGCCCACGGAACCAATCCTGCCAGCGCCGCCATGGCCGGACTGGAGGTAGTCCAGATACCTTCCGACGAACGGGGTCTGGTAGATCTCAAGGCCTTGAAAGCAGCCGTCGGTCCCAGGACGGCGGCAATGATGCTCACCAACCCCAACACCCTAGGTCTTTTTGAAAGCGATATTGAAGCCATGGCCGAACTGGTTCACGGGGCCGGCGGCCTTCTCTATTATGACGGCGCCAATCTGAACGCCATTATGGGCATAACGCGGCCGGGGGATATGGGCTTTGATGTGGTGCACCTGAACCTCCACAAGACCTTCTCCACCCCCCACGGCGGCGGCGGGCCCGGCAGCGGGCCGGTGGGGGTAAAGAAACACCTGGAACCTTTTTTACCGGTGCCGGTGGTGGCCCAAAGCGTTGACGGCAGTTACTATCTGGACTATGACCGGCCTCAGACCATCGGCAGGATACGTTCCTTCTACGGCAATTTCGGCGTCATGGTCAAGGCCTACGCCTATATCCGGACCCTGGGCGCCTCCGGATTGAAGGAGGCCAGCCTGCAGGCGGTCCTGAACGCCAACTACATGCTGGCGCGCCTGCGGCCCCACTTCAAGGTCCCCTTCGATCGGTTGTGCAAACATGAGTTTGTCATCGCCCCGCCAAAGGAGGTAAACGATGCCGGGGTGCATACCCTGGACATCGCCAAGCGCCTCCTGGATTATGGTTTCCACGCACCGACCATTTATTTCCCCCTCATCGTTCCGGAAGCCATGATGATTGAACCTACGGAAACAGAACCGAAGGAAACCCTGGATGCCTTCTGCGACGCTTTGATTGCCATCAGTAAAGAAGCCGTCGCGAACCCGGACCTCCTCCACAGTGCGCCCCATAACACCCCAGTGCGGCGCCTGGATGAGGTGGGTGCGGCCAGGAACCCGGTTTTACGCTGGCAGGGAAAATAG
- a CDS encoding GntR family transcriptional regulator translates to MAIDKNSFVPPYYQLAQILEHQIKTGAYRPGEALPSEAELSEKYGLSRMTVRRSLSHLIRAGLIRAERGKGTFVSRPELDRAVFVMEEFHKDAAARGMAASSRLLEARLVPAPEKAAAMLQVRQGTKVLFVRRTLLTDGEPLAYDRKYLRYDQGRPILENELQYQAFPDILEKHAAALPMSSKMILKVTNLNEEEARALRTSPGSPAFLVEQFLLAADNRPVGWGWCLYRGDRYQLTSVTATI, encoded by the coding sequence ATGGCCATAGACAAAAATTCCTTTGTGCCTCCTTATTACCAACTAGCCCAGATCCTGGAACACCAAATAAAGACTGGCGCCTACCGACCGGGTGAAGCGTTACCCTCCGAGGCGGAATTGAGTGAAAAATACGGATTAAGCCGCATGACCGTCCGCCGCAGCTTGAGTCACCTGATCAGAGCCGGTCTCATCCGTGCCGAACGGGGAAAGGGCACCTTTGTCTCCCGACCCGAGTTAGACCGGGCGGTTTTTGTCATGGAGGAGTTCCACAAGGATGCGGCTGCCCGGGGCATGGCCGCAAGCTCCCGGCTCCTGGAGGCCCGGCTGGTACCCGCCCCGGAAAAGGCGGCAGCCATGCTTCAAGTACGCCAGGGAACAAAAGTCCTATTTGTTCGCCGCACCCTCCTGACCGACGGCGAGCCCCTGGCATATGACCGTAAATATCTGCGTTACGACCAAGGAAGGCCGATTCTGGAAAACGAACTCCAGTATCAGGCTTTTCCCGATATACTGGAAAAGCACGCCGCCGCCCTGCCAATGAGCAGCAAAATGATTTTAAAAGTGACAAATCTCAATGAAGAAGAGGCCCGTGCCTTACGCACTTCTCCCGGTTCCCCGGCTTTTTTGGTGGAACAGTTTTTGCTGGCGGCCGACAATCGGCCGGTAGGTTGGGGATGGTGCCTTTACCGTGGGGACCGGTATCAATTGACCTCGGTCACAGCTACGATTTAG
- a CDS encoding nucleotidyltransferase domain-containing protein has protein sequence MNSVRVISVDENTVRNALEDLAARLKSRPEVLAVYLCGSWARGNYTPYSDIDLLILVTNDDRKPWDRVPDYLPGKFPVGLDLFVYTPDELKKSRFARELLKNAIQLYHAVYSHQLDPANLLGME, from the coding sequence TTGAATTCTGTAAGAGTCATCTCAGTTGACGAAAATACTGTCAGAAATGCCCTGGAAGACCTGGCGGCAAGGTTGAAGTCAAGGCCGGAGGTGCTGGCTGTTTACCTCTGCGGTTCCTGGGCCAGGGGGAACTACACCCCTTATAGCGACATCGACCTTTTGATCCTGGTTACAAATGACGATAGAAAACCCTGGGATAGAGTACCGGATTATTTGCCCGGCAAATTTCCCGTGGGGCTGGACCTTTTTGTGTATACTCCCGACGAACTTAAAAAAAGCCGTTTCGCCAGGGAGCTTTTAAAAAATGCCATTCAACTCTACCATGCTGTCTACTCTCACCAGCTTGACCCGGCTAACTTATTGGGAATGGAATGA
- the gcvPA gene encoding aminomethyl-transferring glycine dehydrogenase subunit GcvPA has translation MTYIPTTAAERRQMLAACGADRMEELFNDIPSAVRLGRELNLPRPMAEGEVLRHMEELAGKNKRLVSFLGAGAYEHFIPSVVKHLISRPEFYTAYTPYQPEISQGTLQAIFEFQSLICLLTGMEVATASHYDGATATAEAALVACNATRRGKILVSRAVNPQYRDVLATYTRGQGVELLEIPLAEGCTDLAALERMAGKEVAGVILQNPNFFGQIEPMAAATELAHKGGALSIAVVEPISLGLLAAPGEYGADLAVGEGQGLGNPLNFGGPYLGFIAAREKLVRRLPGRIVGQTTDVEGRRAFVLTLQAREQHIRREKATSNICSNEALCALAATVYLASLGREGLKEVARQCLLKAHYAFAKLTSLPGVTPIFNGPFFCEFAIKTKQSPQEVAKKLMAKGFAAGFDLSPFYPEFAGAMLFAVTEVRTREEIDALAAAMGGILA, from the coding sequence ATGACATACATTCCCACCACGGCAGCGGAACGCCGGCAAATGCTGGCGGCCTGCGGCGCCGACCGGATGGAAGAGCTTTTTAACGACATACCATCAGCCGTCCGTCTGGGCCGGGAACTCAACCTCCCCCGGCCCATGGCGGAAGGCGAGGTCCTGCGCCACATGGAAGAACTGGCTGGAAAGAATAAAAGGCTGGTTTCTTTCCTGGGAGCCGGGGCCTATGAGCATTTTATTCCCAGCGTTGTCAAACATCTTATAAGCCGCCCAGAGTTTTATACCGCCTATACGCCTTACCAACCCGAAATCAGCCAGGGGACTTTACAGGCCATTTTTGAATTTCAATCTTTAATCTGCCTTCTGACGGGAATGGAAGTGGCTACGGCTTCCCATTATGACGGTGCTACGGCCACGGCCGAAGCGGCTCTGGTGGCCTGCAACGCCACCCGGCGCGGGAAGATTTTGGTTTCCCGGGCCGTCAATCCCCAGTACCGGGACGTCCTGGCCACCTACACTCGGGGCCAGGGAGTAGAGCTTTTGGAGATTCCCCTGGCCGAAGGCTGTACTGATTTGGCCGCTCTGGAAAGGATGGCCGGGAAAGAAGTGGCCGGGGTCATTCTCCAGAACCCCAATTTCTTCGGCCAGATTGAGCCCATGGCCGCGGCTACGGAACTGGCCCACAAAGGCGGAGCTTTAAGCATCGCCGTCGTCGAGCCCATTTCCCTGGGGTTGCTGGCGGCACCGGGGGAATACGGTGCCGACCTGGCCGTGGGCGAAGGCCAGGGTCTGGGTAACCCCCTGAACTTCGGTGGCCCGTACCTCGGCTTTATCGCCGCCCGGGAGAAACTGGTACGGCGCCTGCCGGGCCGCATCGTCGGCCAGACCACCGATGTGGAAGGCAGGCGGGCCTTTGTCCTGACCCTCCAGGCCCGGGAGCAGCATATCCGGAGGGAAAAGGCCACCTCCAATATTTGCTCCAATGAAGCCCTGTGCGCCCTGGCGGCAACCGTGTATCTCGCCTCCTTAGGCAGGGAAGGTCTTAAAGAAGTAGCGCGCCAATGCCTTCTCAAGGCCCACTATGCCTTTGCTAAACTGACTTCCCTCCCCGGGGTGACGCCTATCTTCAACGGGCCTTTCTTCTGTGAATTTGCCATAAAGACGAAGCAAAGTCCCCAAGAAGTGGCGAAGAAACTTATGGCAAAGGGTTTTGCCGCCGGATTCGATTTAAGCCCCTTTTACCCGGAATTTGCTGGAGCCATGCTCTTTGCCGTCACGGAAGTGCGCACCAGGGAAGAGATCGACGCCTTGGCGGCGGCCATGGGAGGGATATTGGCATGA
- a CDS encoding uroporphyrinogen decarboxylase family protein, producing MSDKEKLYQERFARYTTALDCGKPDKVPVVFPIGEWFVKYTDTNMQEIYYDVDKSTAIISDLIKDLDFDTMFGSPNLWWPPMFDAIGCKLYKFPGIYFEENSGFQYIEEEYMKAEDYDEFIANPTYWLATKYLPRICGEFSEPGSYRASVALVKGAAAFAMHNDKMARASEKWAKEYAVVPATSGMTKAPFDTLGDALRGTKGILVDLRRRPDKVVAACEAIVPHNIAYAMITAAGDTTFPCFAPLHKGAYPFLSPAFWEKYYWPTWKAVIEGLWSMRKRTFFFAEGDWTPYLEKIAELPDKSIVFCIDLTDAKKAKAVLGGRFCLYGGVPTTLLTYGTPQEVKDCVKKAIDELAGDGGFILAAGGVVMSDAKRENIMAMLEAAREYGVY from the coding sequence ATGAGCGATAAGGAAAAGCTTTATCAAGAAAGGTTTGCACGTTACACGACGGCCCTGGACTGCGGCAAGCCGGACAAAGTTCCCGTCGTGTTTCCCATCGGTGAATGGTTCGTCAAATACACCGACACCAACATGCAGGAAATATACTACGACGTAGATAAATCCACGGCCATAATCAGCGACCTGATAAAGGATTTGGATTTTGACACTATGTTCGGTTCCCCCAACTTGTGGTGGCCGCCCATGTTCGACGCCATCGGCTGCAAGCTGTATAAATTCCCGGGCATCTATTTTGAGGAAAATTCTGGTTTTCAATATATAGAAGAAGAGTATATGAAAGCTGAAGATTACGATGAGTTTATCGCCAATCCGACTTACTGGCTGGCAACTAAATACCTGCCGCGGATATGCGGGGAATTCAGCGAACCGGGCTCCTACCGTGCCAGCGTGGCCCTGGTAAAAGGCGCCGCCGCCTTTGCCATGCACAACGACAAGATGGCCAGAGCCTCGGAAAAATGGGCAAAGGAATACGCTGTAGTGCCTGCCACTTCAGGCATGACCAAAGCCCCCTTCGATACGCTGGGCGATGCCCTCCGGGGTACGAAGGGAATACTGGTAGATCTCAGGCGGCGGCCGGATAAGGTAGTGGCCGCCTGTGAGGCTATCGTCCCCCACAATATTGCCTACGCCATGATTACCGCCGCCGGAGACACAACGTTTCCCTGCTTTGCCCCTCTGCATAAAGGTGCTTATCCTTTCTTGAGCCCCGCCTTCTGGGAGAAGTATTATTGGCCCACCTGGAAGGCAGTGATTGAAGGCCTTTGGTCCATGAGGAAGAGGACATTCTTCTTTGCCGAAGGAGACTGGACGCCTTATCTGGAAAAGATAGCCGAACTGCCGGATAAGAGCATTGTTTTCTGCATCGATTTAACCGACGCCAAGAAGGCGAAGGCAGTTTTGGGCGGGCGTTTCTGCCTGTACGGCGGCGTTCCCACCACCCTTTTAACCTACGGTACGCCCCAGGAAGTAAAGGACTGCGTAAAGAAAGCCATCGATGAACTGGCCGGGGACGGCGGCTTTATCCTCGCTGCGGGCGGCGTGGTGATGAGCGATGCCAAACGGGAAAATATAATGGCCATGCTTGAAGCGGCGCGGGAATACGGCGTGTATTAA